The Helianthus annuus cultivar XRQ/B chromosome 16, HanXRQr2.0-SUNRISE, whole genome shotgun sequence genome includes a window with the following:
- the LOC110929833 gene encoding uncharacterized protein LOC110929833: protein MSQCSHNHNFLLKSAKHPYFCQRCGQLGFGMSYSCEKSECNLFSHKECEKPKSLVQHPFSTKCVFKFYTNRSVKGCLCHVCGKNIKGYHYGCSCNFVKRYAHPSCLAYQPTLEAFDGLTMNLHKVAPATCLICNNKNLCSKVDGWAYVSPCGLYCYHVSCVMNIINENWKKAFMKGTCDPFQTIRDRFPADMNRMTQMVTGKKKAKDRKKVATALSVIFNVLTGNPKGLIGDAKTIIS, encoded by the coding sequence ATGTCTCAATGCAGCCATAACCACAACTTTTTGCTAAAATCTGCTAAACATCCTTATTTCTGCCAGAGATGCGGCCAACTAGGATTCGGAATGAGTTACTCGTGCGAAAAAAGCGAGTGCAACCTCTTTTCTCACAAAGAATGTGAGAAGCCTAAATCCTTGGTGCAACACCCGTTTTCCACAAAATGTGTCTTTAAATTTTACACTAATAGATCTGTGAAGGGTTGTTTATGCCACGTATGCGGGAAGAATATAAAAGGGTATCACTACGGATGCTCGTGCAATTTTGTAAAGCGTTACGCGCACCCATCTTGTCTTGCTTATCAACCCACCTTGGAAGCTTTTGATGGTCTTACAATGAACCTACACAAGGTGGCACCTGCAACGTGTTTGATTTGCAATAATAAGAATCTTTGCTCTAAGGTAGATGGATGGGCTTATGTTTCACCATGTGGCTTGTACTGTTATCATGTGTCGTGTGTGatgaatatcatcaatgaaaactGGAAAAAGGCGTTTATGAAAGGAACATGTGATCCTTTTCAGACTATTAGAGACAGGTTTCCTGCCGATATGAATAGGATGACGCAAATGGTAACGGGGAAGAAAAAGGCGAAAGACCGGAAGAAGGTGGCTACGGCTCTTAGTGTGATATTTAACGTGTTAACAGGAAATCCTAAGGGTCTTATCGGCGATGCTAAAACGATTATAAGTTAA
- the LOC110929832 gene encoding uncharacterized protein LOC110929832 isoform X3 — protein MAQDASVTLPLDSRVSDASFMVKEEIKRSKKLKFAQNRTIRTLEDIDFQKNASPTSDSIPNGSQASVETIDDLSFDNFQVEELEPVASEAIMVDIVIMIIYTIFIQCYIHTNYIKTQALDSKIHMWSSGRTGNIRSLLSTLHFVSPNALYV, from the exons ATGGCCCAAGATGCTTCGGTTACACTACCATTGGATAGTAGAGTGTCGGATGCTTCGTTCATG GTGAAGGAAGAAATTAAGAGGTCCAAGAAGCTGAAATTTGCACAAAACCGTACTATTAGAACACTCGAAGATATTGATTTTCAGAAGAATGCCTCGCCAACTTCTG ATTCTATTCCTAACGGGTCTCAAGCTAGTGTTGAAACTATAGACGATCTCTCTTTCGATAACTTCCAG GTAGAAGAATTGGAACCTGTAGCATCTGAGGCCATTATGGTAGATATAGTCATTATGATCATTTATACCATTTTTATCCAGTGTTATATTCACACAAATTACATAAAAACCCAGGCTTTGGATTCAAAGATCCATATGTGGTCAAGTGGAAGAACAGGAAACATTCGCTCACTGCTCTCCACTCTACACTTTGTAAGCCCAAACGCGTTATACGTCTAG
- the LOC110929832 gene encoding uncharacterized protein LOC110929832 isoform X5, which produces MMTDAFKTTSLACDLPAECVKMAQDASVTLPLDSRVSDASFMVKEEIKRSKKLKFAQNRTIRTLEDIDFQKNASPTSDSIPNGSQASVETIDDLSFDNFQVEELEPVASEAIMALDSKIHMWSSGRTGNIRSLLSTLHFV; this is translated from the exons ATGATGACGGATGCTTTTAAAACAACAAGTTTGGCCTGTGATTTGCCTGCAGAGTGTGTAAAAATGGCCCAAGATGCTTCGGTTACACTACCATTGGATAGTAGAGTGTCGGATGCTTCGTTCATG GTGAAGGAAGAAATTAAGAGGTCCAAGAAGCTGAAATTTGCACAAAACCGTACTATTAGAACACTCGAAGATATTGATTTTCAGAAGAATGCCTCGCCAACTTCTG ATTCTATTCCTAACGGGTCTCAAGCTAGTGTTGAAACTATAGACGATCTCTCTTTCGATAACTTCCAG GTAGAAGAATTGGAACCTGTAGCATCTGAGGCCATTATG GCTTTGGATTCAAAGATCCATATGTGGTCAAGTGGAAGAACAGGAAACATTCGCTCACTGCTCTCCACTCTACACTTT gtatga
- the LOC110929832 gene encoding uncharacterized protein LOC110929832 isoform X1 — MMTDAFKTTSLACDLPAECVKMAQDASVTLPLDSRVSDASFMVKEEIKRSKKLKFAQNRTIRTLEDIDFQKNASPTSDSIPNGSQASVETIDDLSFDNFQVEELEPVASEAIMVDIVIMIIYTIFIQCYIHTNYIKTQALDSKIHMWSSGRTGNIRSLLSTLHFVSPNALYV, encoded by the exons ATGATGACGGATGCTTTTAAAACAACAAGTTTGGCCTGTGATTTGCCTGCAGAGTGTGTAAAAATGGCCCAAGATGCTTCGGTTACACTACCATTGGATAGTAGAGTGTCGGATGCTTCGTTCATG GTGAAGGAAGAAATTAAGAGGTCCAAGAAGCTGAAATTTGCACAAAACCGTACTATTAGAACACTCGAAGATATTGATTTTCAGAAGAATGCCTCGCCAACTTCTG ATTCTATTCCTAACGGGTCTCAAGCTAGTGTTGAAACTATAGACGATCTCTCTTTCGATAACTTCCAG GTAGAAGAATTGGAACCTGTAGCATCTGAGGCCATTATGGTAGATATAGTCATTATGATCATTTATACCATTTTTATCCAGTGTTATATTCACACAAATTACATAAAAACCCAGGCTTTGGATTCAAAGATCCATATGTGGTCAAGTGGAAGAACAGGAAACATTCGCTCACTGCTCTCCACTCTACACTTTGTAAGCCCAAACGCGTTATACGTCTAG
- the LOC110929832 gene encoding uncharacterized protein LOC110929832 isoform X2 has product MMTDAFKTTSLACDLPAECVKMAQDASVTLPLDSRVSDASFMVKEEIKRSKKLKFAQNRTIRTLEDIDFQKNASPTSDSIPNGSQASVETIDDLSFDNFQVEELEPVASEAIMVDIVIMIIYTIFIQCYIHTNYIKTQALDSKIHMWSSGRTGNIRSLLSTLHFV; this is encoded by the exons ATGATGACGGATGCTTTTAAAACAACAAGTTTGGCCTGTGATTTGCCTGCAGAGTGTGTAAAAATGGCCCAAGATGCTTCGGTTACACTACCATTGGATAGTAGAGTGTCGGATGCTTCGTTCATG GTGAAGGAAGAAATTAAGAGGTCCAAGAAGCTGAAATTTGCACAAAACCGTACTATTAGAACACTCGAAGATATTGATTTTCAGAAGAATGCCTCGCCAACTTCTG ATTCTATTCCTAACGGGTCTCAAGCTAGTGTTGAAACTATAGACGATCTCTCTTTCGATAACTTCCAG GTAGAAGAATTGGAACCTGTAGCATCTGAGGCCATTATGGTAGATATAGTCATTATGATCATTTATACCATTTTTATCCAGTGTTATATTCACACAAATTACATAAAAACCCAGGCTTTGGATTCAAAGATCCATATGTGGTCAAGTGGAAGAACAGGAAACATTCGCTCACTGCTCTCCACTCTACACTTT gtatga
- the LOC110929832 gene encoding uncharacterized protein LOC110929832 isoform X4 — MMTDAFKTTSLACDLPAECVKMAQDASVTLPLDSRVSDASFMVKEEIKRSKKLKFAQNRTIRTLEDIDFQKNASPTSDSIPNGSQASVETIDDLSFDNFQVEELEPVASEAIMALDSKIHMWSSGRTGNIRSLLSTLHFVSPNALYV; from the exons ATGATGACGGATGCTTTTAAAACAACAAGTTTGGCCTGTGATTTGCCTGCAGAGTGTGTAAAAATGGCCCAAGATGCTTCGGTTACACTACCATTGGATAGTAGAGTGTCGGATGCTTCGTTCATG GTGAAGGAAGAAATTAAGAGGTCCAAGAAGCTGAAATTTGCACAAAACCGTACTATTAGAACACTCGAAGATATTGATTTTCAGAAGAATGCCTCGCCAACTTCTG ATTCTATTCCTAACGGGTCTCAAGCTAGTGTTGAAACTATAGACGATCTCTCTTTCGATAACTTCCAG GTAGAAGAATTGGAACCTGTAGCATCTGAGGCCATTATG GCTTTGGATTCAAAGATCCATATGTGGTCAAGTGGAAGAACAGGAAACATTCGCTCACTGCTCTCCACTCTACACTTTGTAAGCCCAAACGCGTTATACGTCTAG